In a genomic window of Mucilaginibacter sp. KACC 22063:
- a CDS encoding alpha-L-arabinofuranosidase C-terminal domain-containing protein, giving the protein MKFLSLSALLLLSGISFTKAQPVNKLNYVIKADSIKAHVQPTMYGIFFEDINMAADGGVYAELVKNRSFEFNDNLMGWAKQKKNGGNGTVTVVDRAKERPENPHYITLAVNTNSGYFGLSNEGFRGMGIKADETYNFSVFAHQHDITNPVKLAIELHDSTGVVIGRASLNPVGKEWKRYHVSFKATATTLKAQLYLWCSHKGSIDLDMVSLFPQHTWKNRPGGLRADLVQKLYDLHPGFLRFPGGCIVEGRDLANRYQWKKTIGDVDKRENIINRWNVEFKHRLTPDYYQTFGLGFMEYFMLAEDIGASPLPILNCGMACQYNTGQLVPLNQIDPYIQDALDLIEFANGSADTKWGRLRISLGHPKPFNLKLMGVGNEQWGEQYIERWKVFEKAIKQKYPYMQLVSSAGPDPSGPKFDYLNATLRGFNADILDEHYYRNPEWFLKNVKRYDDYDRKGSKIFAGEYAAQSGDIGSPKNKNNWECAMSEAAFMTGLERNADVVIMASYAPLLAKVDAWQWTPDLIWFDNLTSYGTPNYYVQQLYSVNKGTDVVPITLGGQAVTGQQGQFASAVLDKKTNELVIKVINTSKDKSTASFDITGVNGFKSEGLLTTLQSDDLDIQNSISKPEAIKPVTRNMKVSGKELSLELKPYSFNILRLKMAN; this is encoded by the coding sequence ATGAAATTTCTTTCTCTATCTGCACTGTTATTGTTATCAGGCATCAGCTTTACAAAAGCCCAGCCGGTTAACAAACTGAATTATGTGATTAAAGCAGACAGTATAAAAGCGCATGTACAGCCAACTATGTACGGTATCTTTTTTGAAGACATCAACATGGCGGCAGATGGCGGCGTTTATGCAGAGTTGGTAAAGAACCGGTCTTTCGAGTTTAATGATAACCTGATGGGCTGGGCAAAGCAAAAGAAAAATGGCGGTAATGGTACAGTTACTGTTGTTGACCGTGCGAAAGAGCGCCCGGAAAACCCGCATTATATCACGCTTGCAGTTAATACAAACTCAGGATACTTTGGCTTATCTAATGAAGGTTTCCGCGGAATGGGGATCAAAGCAGACGAAACTTATAACTTTTCAGTTTTTGCCCACCAGCATGACATAACTAATCCGGTAAAATTAGCGATAGAGCTGCATGATTCTACCGGCGTTGTTATTGGCAGGGCTAGCCTTAATCCTGTGGGTAAAGAATGGAAGCGTTACCATGTAAGTTTTAAGGCAACAGCTACCACTTTAAAAGCGCAATTGTATCTGTGGTGCAGCCATAAAGGAAGCATTGACCTGGATATGGTTTCGCTTTTCCCGCAGCATACCTGGAAAAACCGTCCGGGTGGGCTTAGAGCCGATCTGGTGCAAAAGCTTTATGACCTTCATCCGGGCTTTTTAAGGTTCCCGGGTGGATGTATCGTAGAGGGGCGAGATCTGGCCAACCGTTACCAATGGAAAAAAACGATAGGAGACGTTGATAAGCGTGAAAATATTATTAACCGTTGGAATGTTGAATTTAAGCACCGCTTAACTCCCGACTACTATCAAACATTCGGCTTAGGTTTTATGGAGTACTTTATGCTTGCAGAAGATATTGGTGCCTCACCGCTGCCTATCTTGAATTGCGGCATGGCATGTCAGTACAATACCGGCCAGCTGGTACCGCTTAATCAGATCGATCCTTATATTCAGGATGCCCTAGACTTGATAGAATTTGCAAACGGATCAGCGGATACCAAATGGGGAAGGTTGCGTATATCACTCGGGCATCCGAAACCATTCAACCTGAAACTAATGGGTGTTGGAAACGAGCAGTGGGGCGAGCAGTATATTGAGAGATGGAAGGTGTTTGAGAAAGCCATTAAACAGAAATATCCTTACATGCAGTTGGTATCAAGTGCAGGGCCAGATCCATCTGGGCCTAAATTCGATTACCTGAATGCTACACTACGTGGTTTTAATGCGGATATTTTGGATGAACACTATTACCGTAACCCGGAATGGTTCCTGAAAAACGTTAAACGCTATGATGATTACGACCGCAAAGGATCAAAAATATTTGCCGGTGAATACGCGGCGCAGAGCGGTGATATAGGCAGTCCTAAAAATAAAAATAACTGGGAATGCGCCATGTCAGAAGCGGCTTTCATGACAGGGTTAGAGCGTAATGCCGATGTTGTGATAATGGCATCTTACGCACCTTTGCTTGCAAAGGTAGATGCCTGGCAATGGACACCGGATTTGATCTGGTTTGATAACCTTACCTCATACGGTACACCTAACTATTATGTGCAGCAGCTTTATTCGGTAAACAAAGGAACTGATGTTGTTCCTATTACCCTTGGCGGGCAGGCAGTAACCGGTCAGCAGGGGCAATTTGCATCAGCCGTGCTTGATAAAAAGACGAACGAACTGGTGATTAAAGTGATTAATACCAGTAAAGATAAATCAACCGCCTCTTTTGATATTACAGGCGTAAACGGTTTTAAAAGTGAAGGCTTACTTACCACACTGCAAAGTGATGATCTGGATATCCAAAACTCGATCAGCAAGCCGGAGGCTATTAAGCCTGTAACCCGCAACATGAAAGTTTCAGGTAAAGAGCTGTCGTTAGAATTAAAACCATATTCATTTAATATTTTAAGGCTTAAAATGGCTAATTAA
- a CDS encoding family 43 glycosylhydrolase, which translates to MRYIPDFNKINSFSKTRLSVLLLLLFLCSSTLLKAQNAGKTSSPYKAYLFVYFTGNDKNQEAVHYAISADGYHYWALNQDKPILNSATISETGGIRDPHILRGQDGKTFYMVATDMVSAKGWSSNRGMVLLKSTDLIHWKSTAINIQKSYAGQDSLLRVWAPQTIYDPVAKKYMIYFSLKYGSQPDKIYYAYANNDFTALETKPQQLFYSPDNAACIDGDIVEKGGKYYLFFKTEDRQPGIKIAVSDRLTGGYKMQSEDYVQQTNLPVEGAGTFKLNDGSGYILMYDMYTSGRYQFTKTTDLKNFKAVDNEVSMNFHPRHGTVMPITSSEAQSLVSKWLSPADVFQTMQAKGVKINNIKLDTAAAKLYLPIIPGANLKALKPTFAKLPGVTVKPLTGVADFSKGPVSYRVTITGHQPVDYKLITVENHNPVLAGYYADPEILYAEKTGKFYIYPTSDGFTGWSGTYFKAFSSPDLVHWKDNGVILDLAKDVSWAKRNAWAPCIIEKKINGKYKYFYYFCAAQRVGVAVADDPLGPFKDSGKPLIDKLPEGVRGGQQIDPDVFTDPQTGKSYLYWGNGYMAGAELNDDMTSIKAGTTKILTPDDTYREGTYVFYRNGKYYFTWSEDDTRSENYKVRYGIADGPLSKIMVPAKNLVIAKDKDAGIYGTGHNSVLQIPGKDEWYLVYHRFNYPKGIQMGDAAGWNREVCIDKLTFDANGMINQVIPTHKGIAPVKINSHNR; encoded by the coding sequence ATGCGATACATTCCTGATTTTAATAAAATAAACTCATTCAGCAAGACCCGGTTATCAGTGTTGCTGCTCTTGTTGTTCTTGTGTTCAAGTACGCTGTTAAAAGCTCAAAATGCAGGTAAAACTTCATCGCCGTATAAAGCTTACTTGTTCGTTTATTTTACAGGTAATGATAAAAACCAGGAAGCGGTACACTATGCTATCAGTGCTGATGGTTATCATTACTGGGCGTTAAATCAGGATAAGCCCATTCTTAACAGCGCAACCATCAGTGAAACAGGAGGTATCCGCGATCCGCATATCCTACGCGGGCAGGATGGTAAAACTTTCTATATGGTGGCTACGGATATGGTATCTGCCAAAGGCTGGAGCTCTAATCGCGGTATGGTATTGTTAAAGTCAACGGATTTGATTCACTGGAAATCTACTGCCATTAATATCCAGAAATCATATGCAGGCCAGGATAGCCTTTTACGTGTTTGGGCGCCACAAACTATCTATGATCCGGTTGCGAAAAAATACATGATCTACTTCTCGTTGAAGTATGGCAGTCAGCCCGACAAGATCTACTATGCCTATGCTAATAACGATTTTACTGCATTGGAAACCAAACCCCAGCAATTATTTTATAGCCCCGATAATGCCGCCTGTATAGATGGCGACATTGTTGAGAAAGGTGGTAAATATTACCTTTTCTTTAAAACTGAAGACCGCCAGCCGGGGATTAAAATTGCTGTTTCAGACCGCCTAACCGGAGGTTATAAAATGCAAAGTGAAGATTACGTACAGCAAACCAACTTACCGGTTGAAGGTGCCGGGACGTTTAAGTTAAATGATGGAAGCGGTTATATATTGATGTATGATATGTATACCAGTGGCCGTTACCAGTTTACAAAAACTACTGATTTAAAGAACTTCAAAGCAGTGGATAACGAGGTAAGCATGAACTTTCACCCAAGGCATGGTACGGTGATGCCTATCACTTCATCAGAGGCGCAAAGCTTGGTGAGTAAGTGGTTGTCACCTGCAGATGTGTTTCAAACCATGCAGGCAAAGGGTGTTAAGATCAATAATATCAAGTTAGATACGGCTGCTGCCAAATTATATCTGCCCATAATTCCTGGAGCTAATTTAAAAGCTCTAAAACCAACATTTGCCAAACTGCCTGGTGTAACTGTAAAGCCATTGACAGGTGTTGCTGACTTTTCGAAAGGGCCTGTAAGTTACAGGGTAACCATAACCGGACACCAACCTGTAGACTATAAACTAATTACTGTAGAAAATCATAACCCGGTATTGGCTGGCTATTATGCCGATCCCGAAATATTATATGCCGAAAAAACAGGCAAGTTTTATATCTATCCCACTTCTGATGGTTTTACAGGTTGGTCGGGCACTTATTTTAAAGCGTTCTCTTCACCTGACCTGGTGCATTGGAAAGATAACGGCGTGATATTAGATCTGGCTAAAGATGTAAGCTGGGCAAAACGCAATGCCTGGGCACCCTGCATCATCGAGAAAAAGATCAACGGTAAATACAAATACTTTTATTACTTCTGCGCGGCACAAAGAGTAGGTGTTGCCGTAGCCGATGATCCGCTTGGGCCATTTAAAGATTCGGGTAAACCATTAATTGATAAACTGCCTGAAGGTGTACGCGGCGGCCAGCAGATAGACCCTGATGTGTTTACTGATCCGCAAACGGGTAAAAGTTATTTGTATTGGGGCAACGGCTATATGGCAGGTGCCGAACTAAACGATGACATGACTTCCATTAAAGCCGGTACCACTAAAATTCTAACCCCTGATGATACTTACCGCGAAGGTACTTATGTGTTTTATCGTAATGGTAAATATTATTTCACATGGTCTGAAGATGATACACGCAGCGAAAACTATAAGGTAAGGTATGGTATTGCCGATGGGCCTTTAAGTAAGATCATGGTTCCTGCTAAAAACCTTGTTATCGCTAAGGATAAGGATGCAGGCATATACGGTACGGGGCATAACTCGGTATTGCAAATTCCGGGTAAGGATGAATGGTATTTGGTTTATCACCGCTTTAATTATCCTAAAGGTATTCAGATGGGTGATGCCGCAGGCTGGAACCGCGAAGTTTGTATTGATAAGCTAACTTTTGATGCCAACGGAATGATCAACCAGGTAATACCTACTCATAAAGGGATAGCTCCTGTAAAAATTAATTCGCACAATAGGTAA
- a CDS encoding glycoside hydrolase family 31 protein: protein MTFKTITQKAALLLLAVALLVFARPANAAVVNYHRDKDGVTFVLDKGLMMVKVCADDIIQVKYTLLKSFPAFNSLVVNNQWNTKTPFKVETLGDEIVITTARLKVQVNKQTNAIRYFTKGGQLITGEDGANGKAMQADTVAGISTYNCSTQFISPSNEALFGLGCHPTDTLSINYKGRNQDMAIKYMTGAIPVLLSTKGYGLMWDNYSASNFYGAEDSNTKFKYVSESGKQVNYYFFYGPSFDHIIDLYRTTTGKAPMFPKWSFGLFQSQDRYMSQQEIISVKNRYRNANIPVDVIVQDWYYWDPLPIGSHVMKPERYPNPKAMVDELHKANIHGMISIWPVFGKGTPNYDALDKMGGLTSITWDNVVTHTFDTYYDAHNPKARELYWDQARDSLVKRYGWDAWWVDQCEPDNGALLDERRKADFSVGKGIDYFNTYSLEHSKGLYKGWRRDIPGKRAFFLIRQSFAGEQRNAATLWSSDISCSFAALKSQVPQGINACVSGIPYWTSDIGGYHYNWKAPDWSKPEFRELFTRWFQFGTFSPIFRIHGKGERAIFSSNWDEATRSILLKYDRLRYRLLPYIYSLSGRVTMQNYTIMRSLAFDFRDDAKVYDIPDQYMFGPAFMVNPVTEQLYTGDDALLGRHTRKVYLPVGTSWYDFWTGKKYEGGQTLNVNVPVETMPLYVKAGSIIPMGPVMQYATEKPANVIELRIYPGADGRFQFYEDENDNYNYEKGKYATFTLKWNDKLKQLSITDTKGNFNGMLKQRKLNIVIVNGMHGADSESATKFDKTLIYKGKAMVVKL from the coding sequence ATGACCTTTAAAACCATCACTCAAAAAGCAGCCTTACTACTGCTTGCAGTAGCTTTATTGGTATTTGCAAGACCTGCAAATGCTGCTGTAGTCAATTACCATCGGGATAAAGACGGCGTAACATTTGTTTTAGACAAAGGGCTGATGATGGTAAAGGTGTGTGCAGACGATATCATCCAGGTTAAGTATACCCTCTTAAAATCCTTCCCGGCATTTAATTCATTGGTGGTAAATAATCAATGGAATACAAAAACTCCTTTCAAGGTCGAAACCTTGGGTGATGAAATAGTAATTACTACAGCCCGGCTCAAAGTGCAGGTAAATAAGCAGACCAATGCCATCCGGTATTTTACAAAAGGCGGCCAGCTAATAACCGGCGAAGATGGTGCTAATGGTAAGGCCATGCAAGCAGATACTGTAGCAGGTATAAGCACTTACAACTGCTCTACCCAATTTATCTCACCGTCTAATGAAGCCTTATTTGGCCTGGGTTGCCATCCTACAGATACACTTTCCATCAATTATAAGGGCCGCAACCAGGATATGGCCATCAAGTATATGACCGGTGCCATCCCGGTGTTGTTGTCTACCAAAGGCTATGGGTTAATGTGGGATAATTATTCAGCTTCAAATTTTTACGGCGCCGAAGATTCCAATACCAAGTTTAAGTATGTATCTGAAAGCGGTAAGCAGGTGAACTATTATTTTTTCTACGGGCCATCGTTTGATCATATCATTGATCTGTACCGCACAACCACAGGTAAAGCGCCAATGTTTCCTAAATGGAGCTTTGGCCTGTTCCAGTCGCAAGACAGGTATATGAGCCAGCAGGAGATCATCAGCGTAAAGAACAGGTACCGCAATGCCAATATTCCGGTTGATGTGATTGTGCAGGACTGGTATTACTGGGATCCGCTGCCCATCGGTTCGCATGTAATGAAGCCGGAGCGTTACCCTAATCCCAAAGCAATGGTAGATGAACTGCACAAAGCCAACATACATGGCATGATCTCGATATGGCCGGTATTTGGTAAGGGCACTCCAAATTATGATGCATTGGACAAAATGGGTGGCTTAACCAGTATTACATGGGATAATGTGGTTACCCATACTTTTGACACGTACTATGATGCACATAACCCTAAAGCGCGAGAACTTTACTGGGACCAGGCGCGCGACAGCCTGGTTAAGCGTTATGGCTGGGATGCCTGGTGGGTTGACCAATGCGAACCCGATAACGGCGCTTTGCTTGACGAACGCCGCAAGGCTGATTTTTCGGTAGGCAAGGGGATAGATTATTTTAACACCTATTCATTAGAACACTCCAAAGGTTTATATAAAGGCTGGAGAAGGGATATTCCGGGTAAGCGGGCATTCTTCCTGATCCGTCAGTCTTTCGCAGGCGAACAACGAAATGCGGCTACCTTATGGTCTTCAGATATCAGCTGCTCGTTTGCGGCTTTAAAGTCACAGGTACCGCAGGGAATAAACGCCTGCGTTTCGGGCATCCCTTACTGGACATCAGACATTGGCGGGTACCATTACAACTGGAAAGCGCCTGATTGGTCTAAACCCGAGTTCAGGGAGTTGTTTACGCGCTGGTTCCAGTTTGGAACGTTTAGCCCCATATTCAGGATACATGGTAAAGGCGAACGGGCTATATTTTCAAGCAACTGGGACGAAGCAACCCGAAGCATCCTGTTAAAATATGATAGGCTGCGTTACCGTTTGCTGCCTTATATCTATTCACTTTCGGGCAGGGTAACCATGCAAAACTATACCATCATGCGTTCGCTGGCCTTTGATTTTAGGGATGATGCCAAGGTTTACGATATTCCGGATCAGTACATGTTTGGCCCTGCATTTATGGTGAATCCTGTTACCGAACAATTATACACAGGAGATGACGCTTTGCTTGGTAGACATACCCGCAAGGTATACCTGCCAGTGGGTACGAGCTGGTATGATTTCTGGACAGGGAAAAAATATGAAGGAGGGCAAACCTTAAATGTTAATGTGCCTGTTGAAACCATGCCATTATATGTTAAGGCAGGTTCTATTATACCGATGGGGCCGGTAATGCAATACGCTACCGAGAAACCGGCAAATGTGATCGAGCTTAGGATATATCCGGGAGCAGATGGCCGGTTTCAGTTTTACGAAGACGAGAACGATAACTACAATTACGAAAAAGGTAAATACGCCACCTTTACCCTTAAATGGAATGATAAACTAAAACAATTAAGTATTACAGATACCAAAGGAAACTTTAATGGGATGCTTAAGCAGCGCAAATTGAATATCGTAATTGTTAATGGTATGCATGGCGCAGACAGCGAATCTGCTACTAAGTTTGATAAAACGCTGATATATAAAGGGAAGGCTATGGTGGTGAAGCTGTAA
- a CDS encoding glycoside hydrolase family 43 protein encodes MKSIFRHLTTCLFVAAGCITTAFAQNPIIQTNYTADPAPLVYNGKVYLYTSHDEDNSTWFVMNNWKLYTTEDMVNWTDHGQVAGYKTFDWSNGDAWAIQVVQRNGKFYLYAPVKSKDKHRSAIGVAVSDSPYGPFYDPLGKPLVSVSNGDIDPTVYIDDDGQAYLYWGNPDCYYAKLNDDMISVKGEPVPVPMTEASFGKRDGVANRPTLYEEGPWLYKRNSLYYLIWAGGPLPEHIGYSTSKSPLGPWKNQGTLMATEGRSFTNHPGIADYKGKTYFFYHNGSLPGGSGFNRSVCVQEAAFNKDGTFKPMKMEPGITKSLKPLNPYEKVEAETIAWSENVKASQNAEVGVFVTAKKNGAYTEVKSVDFGKDGASSFYARVGSTHNGDVSMEVHADGIDGQLLGTVKVPLTGGNDRWAVVSTAAQKITGVHDIYFVFKGKAETDILFFDYWRFAK; translated from the coding sequence ATGAAAAGCATTTTCCGACATTTAACTACCTGCCTGTTTGTAGCCGCTGGCTGTATAACAACTGCCTTTGCGCAAAATCCTATAATACAAACCAACTATACTGCCGACCCGGCTCCGCTGGTGTATAATGGCAAAGTTTATCTGTACACCAGCCATGACGAGGATAACTCGACATGGTTTGTAATGAATAACTGGAAGCTGTACACCACCGAGGATATGGTGAACTGGACAGACCACGGACAGGTTGCCGGATATAAAACATTTGATTGGTCAAACGGCGATGCCTGGGCCATACAGGTGGTGCAACGCAATGGCAAGTTTTATTTATATGCCCCGGTTAAATCAAAGGATAAACACCGGTCGGCTATTGGGGTGGCTGTATCAGATAGCCCCTACGGCCCTTTTTATGATCCGCTTGGCAAACCGTTGGTGAGTGTAAGCAATGGCGACATCGACCCAACTGTATATATCGATGACGATGGGCAGGCTTATTTGTACTGGGGCAACCCGGATTGCTATTATGCAAAGTTAAATGATGACATGATCTCGGTTAAAGGCGAACCGGTGCCCGTACCGATGACAGAGGCTTCATTTGGTAAAAGAGATGGCGTTGCCAATAGGCCGACCCTTTACGAAGAGGGTCCCTGGCTTTACAAAAGGAACAGTTTGTATTACCTGATCTGGGCAGGCGGCCCGCTGCCTGAACATATTGGCTATTCGACCAGTAAAAGCCCGCTTGGCCCGTGGAAAAATCAGGGCACATTAATGGCTACCGAGGGTAGAAGTTTCACCAACCACCCGGGCATAGCTGATTATAAGGGCAAAACCTATTTCTTCTACCATAACGGTTCTTTGCCTGGCGGCAGTGGCTTCAACCGTTCGGTATGTGTCCAGGAGGCCGCTTTTAATAAAGACGGAACATTTAAACCAATGAAAATGGAACCCGGAATTACCAAAAGCCTGAAGCCTTTAAACCCCTATGAGAAAGTGGAAGCAGAAACCATTGCCTGGTCTGAAAATGTTAAGGCATCTCAAAATGCCGAAGTAGGCGTGTTTGTTACCGCTAAAAAGAATGGGGCATATACCGAAGTAAAAAGTGTAGATTTTGGAAAAGATGGTGCTTCGTCATTTTATGCCCGCGTAGGCAGCACTCATAACGGCGACGTATCAATGGAAGTGCATGCTGATGGCATCGACGGGCAATTATTGGGCACAGTAAAAGTACCGCTTACAGGTGGTAACGACCGCTGGGCGGTGGTATCTACAGCAGCACAGAAAATCACAGGCGTACATGATATTTACTTTGTATTTAAGGGCAAAGCCGAAACAGATATTTTGTTTTTCGATTACTGGAGATTTGCGAAGTAA
- a CDS encoding glycoside hydrolase family 43 protein — protein MLNNIAIKKIAVAGIAAGLLSVQAGFAQGKRHYLSEPLIKSIYTADPSAHVFNGKIYIYPSHDIDAGIPENDNGDHFAMRDYHILSLDRIGGPVTDHGVALDIKDIPWAGRQLWAPDAAYKNGTYYLYFPVKDKQDVFRIGVATSKNPAGPFKAEPKPIPGSFSIDPAVFTDTNGKSYMYFGGIWGGQLQRWATGQYQPDGSKTDLHQDNAPALSCKVAMLAPDMKHFAGKVRDVVIVDEKGKPLLGKDHDRRFFEGSWMHKYHGKYYFTYSTGDTHFLCYAIGNNPYGPFTYKGVFMKPVEGWTTHHSIVEFKGKWYIFYHDTQLSGKTHLRNVKVTELYHNADGSIRMIDPFKS, from the coding sequence ATGTTGAACAACATTGCTATCAAAAAAATTGCTGTTGCAGGTATTGCAGCAGGCTTACTATCTGTACAAGCAGGTTTTGCACAGGGCAAACGCCACTATTTATCTGAACCGCTGATTAAATCCATTTATACTGCCGACCCATCAGCGCATGTATTTAATGGAAAGATCTACATTTATCCATCGCATGATATCGATGCCGGGATACCTGAGAACGATAATGGCGATCATTTTGCCATGCGCGACTATCACATCCTTTCTTTAGACAGAATTGGCGGGCCGGTTACAGATCATGGTGTTGCGCTGGACATTAAAGATATTCCCTGGGCGGGCAGGCAATTGTGGGCGCCGGATGCCGCTTATAAAAACGGCACTTATTACCTGTACTTCCCGGTAAAAGACAAGCAAGACGTATTTCGCATTGGCGTTGCTACCTCGAAAAATCCTGCCGGCCCATTCAAGGCAGAGCCTAAGCCAATACCTGGCAGTTTCAGCATTGACCCTGCTGTATTTACTGATACCAACGGTAAAAGCTATATGTACTTTGGCGGCATATGGGGAGGCCAGCTGCAACGCTGGGCAACGGGCCAATACCAGCCTGACGGTTCTAAAACAGATTTACACCAGGATAATGCACCTGCGCTTAGCTGCAAGGTGGCTATGCTTGCACCTGACATGAAACACTTTGCAGGCAAAGTAAGAGATGTGGTAATTGTTGACGAAAAAGGCAAGCCACTGCTGGGCAAAGACCACGACCGCCGCTTTTTTGAAGGCTCATGGATGCATAAATACCATGGCAAATATTATTTCACCTATTCAACAGGTGACACCCACTTTTTATGCTACGCTATAGGTAATAACCCCTACGGCCCGTTTACTTATAAAGGCGTTTTCATGAAACCTGTAGAGGGCTGGACCACCCACCATTCAATAGTTGAATTTAAAGGCAAGTGGTATATTTTTTATCACGATACTCAGCTATCAGGTAAAACACACCTGCGCAACGTTAAGGTAACTGAACTTTATCATAACGCTGATGGCAGTATCCGCATGATTGATCCATTCAAAAGCTAA